GATATTTCATTCAGACATTTAAAAACAGGTGAGTTTTTTTGAGATAATAAATCAGTTTTCACCAATACTGACTCTCTACATTATTACATCTCAATATATTTCCTGTTATCATATTTGTTGATTTAAAACTTTAACCATTATAAATAATGTATTTTGAAAAGTCAATTATTAAGTAATAAGAAATCCATAAATAGATTAAANNNNNNNNNNNNNNNNNNNNNNNNNNNNNNNNNNNNNNNNNNNNNNNNNNNNNNNNNNNNNNNNNNNNNNNNNNNNNNNNNNNNNNNNNNNNNNNNNNNNCGATATTGCTTGGGAATTACTCCACCCACTATTTTGTCAACAAATTCAAAGCCGTTTCCTCTTTCCTGAGGCTCAAACTCAACAAAACAATGTCCATATTGCCCACGGCCTCCAGATTGCTTTTTGTATTTCCCTTCTGCCTGTACCTTGTTTCTTATTGTTTCTTTATAACCAACTTTGGGTGTACTTTTTTCTATTTCAACACCAAATTTTGTTTCCATTGTCTCAATCACCACATCCAGATGTGATTCACCCATCCCGGCAATTATTGTTTCTCCGGTATCTTCATCTCGATAAACTTGAATAGTGGGCTCCTCCTCAACAATACGGTTAATAGCAATACTGAGCTTATCTTCATCACCTTTGCTTTTTGGAGTAATAGCTAATTTCATAATAGGCTCAGGATATCCAACTTTCGTAAATTCTATTGGATGTTCTTTATCGCATAATGTATCTCCGGTATTGGTCTTTTTTAATTTGGCTATTGCTCCAATACCTCCGGGAGTTACTTTGTCAACAGCTGTTTGTTCTTTACCCTGCATTCGATAAATTTTAGCAACTTTATTTTCAATGTCATGGGTAGAGTTATAAACAGTAGAGTCAGAATTCAGCTCTCCGGAAAAAACTCTAAAATAAGTTAAATTCCCCACATAAGGGTCAGCTACAGTTTTAAAAACCAGTGCAGAAAATGGTGAATCCTGTAATGAACGTTTTATTTTTATTTCCTTTTGCTCTTTCAAATCTTTCACTTCTATCTCCGGTAAATCAACCGGGCTTGGAAAATAGTCTTTAATAAAATCAAGCAACAGTTCAATTCCAATATTCTTCGTCGCTGAGCCGCATAAAACCGGGAAAACTTTACGGTCTATTATTCCACCTCTAAGGCAGGTTAATATTTCTTCCTGGGTTAATTCTTCTCCTTCAAGGTATTTCATTAAAACTTCATCATTGTTTTCAGCAACTGCTTCAATCATTTTTTGACGTAAATCACTCGCTTTTTCCTTGAT
The genomic region above belongs to Atribacterota bacterium and contains:
- a CDS encoding elongation factor G; its protein translation is MTKIDVDKVRTFAVVGHGDSGKTSLTEALLYDSNMITRLGKIEQGNTVADYDPKETKRGITINSSLAYLNWKNSTFNIIDTPGYLDFIIDTKTSLRVVDTALIVVCGVSGVEVQTEKVWDYTEEFALPKVFFINKIDRERADFERTSQMIKDYFGQNAVPVQLPIGSEESFEGVVDLLKMKAYYFTTDSEGKSQMEEKDIPDDIKEKASDLRQKMIEAVAENNDEVLMKYLEGEELTQEEILTCLRGGIIDRKVFPVLCGSATKNIGIELLLDFIKDYFPSPVDLPEIEVKDLKEQKEIKIKRSLQDSPFSALVFKTVADPYVGNLTYFRVFSGELNSDSTVYNSTHDIENKVAKIYRMQGKEQTAVDKVTPGGIGAIAKLKKTNTGDTLCDKEHPIEFTKVGYPEPIMKLAITPKSKGDEDKLSIAINRIVEEEPTIQVYRDEDTGETIIAGMGESHLDVVIETMETKFGVEIEKSTPKVGYKETIRNKVQAEGKYKKQSGGRGQYGHCFVEFEPQERGNGFEFVDKIVGGVIPKQYR